One genomic region from Pseudochaenichthys georgianus chromosome 15, fPseGeo1.2, whole genome shotgun sequence encodes:
- the LOC117459990 gene encoding LIM domain-binding protein 3-like isoform X6, with the protein MSCYTVTLPGPGPWGFRLQGGKDFNMPLTISRITPGSKSAQGNLVQGDVIVAIDGVGTDGMTHLEAQNKIKMANYNLALTMTKAKRNVAMPIPSAFPIVAQQQPQVNGHLSACSASPGPAGADSPGGGAASPSQRKQYNNPIGLYSEEILREMAAIQAGLPVGPVKEALIDSDSPVYQAVQSAEKDQDVGGGGRRSTTANMQSKTFKVLALVTGTEAVPGEEEEEEEGALRRSSQYSQPPAMHQAPQGPPPQQYQQPMPQQQYQQPMQQQQYQQPMQHQQFQQPMQQQQYQQPIPQQYQQPPTQQAPPTQQSSIQIPLGSAPPKVVSTACIYPSQPAPPPAAQPCPPAAAPPQPPAAPSPSNRPPWVSDTNFADKFDPSKMTTTMKVLQLPQGAPPPPTYNPNPSSSAPAAPIPAPATPTPVTFTPVARGVAQRAERFAASSRTPLCGSCNGVIRGPFLSALGRSWHPEEFHCHYCHMSLADASFVEEQNNVYCENCYEEFFAPTCARCSTKIMGEVMHALRQTWHTTCFVCAACGKPFGNSLFHMEDGEPYCEKDYISLFSTKCHGCDFPVEAGDKFIEALGHTWHDTCFVCAVCNVNLEGQPFYSKKDKPLCKKHAHAINV; encoded by the exons ATCACTCCGGGCAGCAAGTCGGCACAGGGCAACCTGGTGCAGGGCGACGTGATCGTGGCCATCGATGGGGTCGGTACGGACGGGATGACCCACCTGGAGGCGCAGAACAAGATCAAGATGGCCAACTACAACCTGGCACTCACCATGACCAA GGCGAAGCGTAACGTTGCGATGCCGATACCGAGCGCCTTTCCCATAGTCGCTCAACAACAG CCTCAGGTGAACGGCCACCTGTCGGCCTGCAGTGCCTCCCCCGGGCCTGCGGGGGCAGACTCTCCGGGCGGGGGTGCGGCGAGCCCCAGCCAGAGGAAGCAGTATAACAACCCCATCGGCCTGTACTCAGAGGAGATTCTGAGGGAGATGGCCGCCATTCAGGCCGGGCTGCCTGTCGG TCCCGTTAAAGAGGCTCTTATAGACAGCGACTCGCCGGTCTATCAGGCGGTTCAGAGTGCAGAAAAGGACCAGGATGTTGGTGGGGGGGGCCGTCGCAGCACCACAGCCAACATGCAGTCCAAGACCTTCAAAGTCCTGGCCCTCGTGACCGGCACCGAGGCCG TAccaggggaggaggaggaggaggaagagggggcTCTGAGGAGGAGCAG CCAatacagtcagcctcctgccaTGCACCAGGCTCCACAAGGCCCGCCTCCACAGCAGTACCAGCAGCCAATGCCGCAACAGCAATACCAGCAGCcaatgcaacaacaacaataccagCAGCCAATGCAACATCAGCAATTCCAACAACcaatgcaacaacaacaataccagCAGCCAATCccgcagcagtatcagcagccgCCCACGCAacaggccccgcccactcagCAGAGCTCCATTCAGATCCCTCTTGGCTCCGCCCCTCCCAAGGTGGTCAGCACCGCCTGCATCTATCCCTCCCAGCCAG CTCCACCCCCTGCTGCTCAGCCTTGCCCCCCCGCTGCTGCTCCCCCCCAACCCCCCGCGGCCCCCTCCCCCTCTAACCGACCCCCCTGGGTGTCCGACACCAACTTCGCAGACAAGTTCGACCCCAGTAAGATGACCACCACCATGAAGGTGCTGCAGCTGCCCCAGGGCGCCCCTCCTCCACCTACATACAACCCCAACCCCTCCTCCTCCGCACCTGCAGCTCCAATCCCCGCCCCCGCCACACCAACCCCCGTCACCTTCACACCTGTGGCGAGGGGCGTGGCTCAGAGGGCGGAGAGGTTCGCCGCCAGCAGCCGCACGCCTCTCTGCGGGTCCTGCAACGGCGTCATCAG gGGCCCCTTCCTGTCGGCCCTGGGCCGCTCCTGGCACCCGGAGGAGTTTCACTGTCACTACTGCCACATGTCTCTGGCGGACGCCAGCTTCGTGGAGGAGCAGAACAACGTTTACTGCGAGAACTGCTACGAGGAGTTCTTCGCCCCGACCTGCGCTCGCTGCAGCACCAAGATCATGGGG GAAGTGATGCACGCCCTGCGGCAGACGTGGCACACCACCTGCTTCGTGTGCGCCGCCTGCGGTAAACCCTTCGGAAATAGCCTCTTCCACATGGAGGACGGGGAGCCGTACTGCGAGAAAG ATTATATATCTCTCTTCAGCACAAAGTGTCACGGCTGTGACTTCCCGGTCGAAGCCGGAGATAAATTCATCGAGGCTCTGGGTCACACCTGGCACGACACCTGCTTCGTGTGTGCG GTTTGCAACGTGAACCTGGAGGGCCAGCCTTTCTACTCAAAGAAAGACAAACCTCTGTGCAAGAAGCATGCTCACGCCATCAACGTGTAG
- the LOC117459990 gene encoding LIM domain-binding protein 3-like isoform X9 translates to MSCYTVTLPGPGPWGFRLQGGKDFNMPLTISRITPGSKSAQGNLVQGDVIVAIDGVGTDGMTHLEAQNKIKMANYNLALTMTKAKRNVAMPIPSAFPIVAQQQPQVNGHLSACSASPGPAGADSPGGGAASPSQRKQYNNPIGLYSEEILREMAAIQAGLPVGQYSQPPAMHQAPQGPPPQQYQQPMPQQQYQQPMQQQQYQQPMQHQQFQQPMQQQQYQQPIPQQYQQPPTQQAPPTQQSSIQIPLGSAPPKVVSTACIYPSQPAPPPAAQPCPPAAAPPQPPAAPSPSNRPPWVSDTNFADKFDPSKMTTTMKVLQLPQGAPPPPTYNPNPSSSAPAAPIPAPATPTPVTFTPVARGVAQRAERFAASSRTPLCGSCNGVIRGPFLSALGRSWHPEEFHCHYCHMSLADASFVEEQNNVYCENCYEEFFAPTCARCSTKIMGEVMHALRQTWHTTCFVCAACGKPFGNSLFHMEDGEPYCEKDYISLFSTKCHGCDFPVEAGDKFIEALGHTWHDTCFVCAVCNVNLEGQPFYSKKDKPLCKKHAHAINV, encoded by the exons ATCACTCCGGGCAGCAAGTCGGCACAGGGCAACCTGGTGCAGGGCGACGTGATCGTGGCCATCGATGGGGTCGGTACGGACGGGATGACCCACCTGGAGGCGCAGAACAAGATCAAGATGGCCAACTACAACCTGGCACTCACCATGACCAA GGCGAAGCGTAACGTTGCGATGCCGATACCGAGCGCCTTTCCCATAGTCGCTCAACAACAG CCTCAGGTGAACGGCCACCTGTCGGCCTGCAGTGCCTCCCCCGGGCCTGCGGGGGCAGACTCTCCGGGCGGGGGTGCGGCGAGCCCCAGCCAGAGGAAGCAGTATAACAACCCCATCGGCCTGTACTCAGAGGAGATTCTGAGGGAGATGGCCGCCATTCAGGCCGGGCTGCCTGTCGG CCAatacagtcagcctcctgccaTGCACCAGGCTCCACAAGGCCCGCCTCCACAGCAGTACCAGCAGCCAATGCCGCAACAGCAATACCAGCAGCcaatgcaacaacaacaataccagCAGCCAATGCAACATCAGCAATTCCAACAACcaatgcaacaacaacaataccagCAGCCAATCccgcagcagtatcagcagccgCCCACGCAacaggccccgcccactcagCAGAGCTCCATTCAGATCCCTCTTGGCTCCGCCCCTCCCAAGGTGGTCAGCACCGCCTGCATCTATCCCTCCCAGCCAG CTCCACCCCCTGCTGCTCAGCCTTGCCCCCCCGCTGCTGCTCCCCCCCAACCCCCCGCGGCCCCCTCCCCCTCTAACCGACCCCCCTGGGTGTCCGACACCAACTTCGCAGACAAGTTCGACCCCAGTAAGATGACCACCACCATGAAGGTGCTGCAGCTGCCCCAGGGCGCCCCTCCTCCACCTACATACAACCCCAACCCCTCCTCCTCCGCACCTGCAGCTCCAATCCCCGCCCCCGCCACACCAACCCCCGTCACCTTCACACCTGTGGCGAGGGGCGTGGCTCAGAGGGCGGAGAGGTTCGCCGCCAGCAGCCGCACGCCTCTCTGCGGGTCCTGCAACGGCGTCATCAG gGGCCCCTTCCTGTCGGCCCTGGGCCGCTCCTGGCACCCGGAGGAGTTTCACTGTCACTACTGCCACATGTCTCTGGCGGACGCCAGCTTCGTGGAGGAGCAGAACAACGTTTACTGCGAGAACTGCTACGAGGAGTTCTTCGCCCCGACCTGCGCTCGCTGCAGCACCAAGATCATGGGG GAAGTGATGCACGCCCTGCGGCAGACGTGGCACACCACCTGCTTCGTGTGCGCCGCCTGCGGTAAACCCTTCGGAAATAGCCTCTTCCACATGGAGGACGGGGAGCCGTACTGCGAGAAAG ATTATATATCTCTCTTCAGCACAAAGTGTCACGGCTGTGACTTCCCGGTCGAAGCCGGAGATAAATTCATCGAGGCTCTGGGTCACACCTGGCACGACACCTGCTTCGTGTGTGCG GTTTGCAACGTGAACCTGGAGGGCCAGCCTTTCTACTCAAAGAAAGACAAACCTCTGTGCAAGAAGCATGCTCACGCCATCAACGTGTAG
- the LOC117459990 gene encoding LIM domain-binding protein 3-like isoform X7, translated as MSCYTVTLPGPGPWGFRLQGGKDFNMPLTISRITPGSKSAQGNLVQGDVIVAIDGVGTDGMTHLEAQNKIKMANYNLALTMTKAKRNVAMPIPSAFPIVAQQQPQVNGHLSACSASPGPAGADSPGGGAASPSQRKQYNNPIGLYSEEILREMAAIQAGLPVGPTEHASASADSAPVALEPAPAEPGPAPDSLKRQSAAGYRVQHRVGGSSQYSQPPAMHQAPQGPPPQQYQQPMPQQQYQQPMQQQQYQQPMQHQQFQQPMQQQQYQQPIPQQYQQPPTQQAPPTQQSSIQIPLGSAPPKVVSTACIYPSQPAPPPAAQPCPPAAAPPQPPAAPSPSNRPPWVSDTNFADKFDPSKMTTTMKVLQLPQGAPPPPTYNPNPSSSAPAAPIPAPATPTPVTFTPVARGVAQRAERFAASSRTPLCGSCNGVIRGPFLSALGRSWHPEEFHCHYCHMSLADASFVEEQNNVYCENCYEEFFAPTCARCSTKIMGEVMHALRQTWHTTCFVCAACGKPFGNSLFHMEDGEPYCEKDYISLFSTKCHGCDFPVEAGDKFIEALGHTWHDTCFVCAVCNVNLEGQPFYSKKDKPLCKKHAHAINV; from the exons ATCACTCCGGGCAGCAAGTCGGCACAGGGCAACCTGGTGCAGGGCGACGTGATCGTGGCCATCGATGGGGTCGGTACGGACGGGATGACCCACCTGGAGGCGCAGAACAAGATCAAGATGGCCAACTACAACCTGGCACTCACCATGACCAA GGCGAAGCGTAACGTTGCGATGCCGATACCGAGCGCCTTTCCCATAGTCGCTCAACAACAG CCTCAGGTGAACGGCCACCTGTCGGCCTGCAGTGCCTCCCCCGGGCCTGCGGGGGCAGACTCTCCGGGCGGGGGTGCGGCGAGCCCCAGCCAGAGGAAGCAGTATAACAACCCCATCGGCCTGTACTCAGAGGAGATTCTGAGGGAGATGGCCGCCATTCAGGCCGGGCTGCCTGTCGG CCCTACTGAGCATGCTTCAGCTTCTGCTGACTCCGCCCCTGTTGCTTTGGAACCCGCCCCTGCTGAACCTGGCCCCGCCCCCGACAG CCTGAAGCGACAGTCTGCCGCTGGTTACAGAGTCCAGCACAGGGTCGGAGGCTCCAG CCAatacagtcagcctcctgccaTGCACCAGGCTCCACAAGGCCCGCCTCCACAGCAGTACCAGCAGCCAATGCCGCAACAGCAATACCAGCAGCcaatgcaacaacaacaataccagCAGCCAATGCAACATCAGCAATTCCAACAACcaatgcaacaacaacaataccagCAGCCAATCccgcagcagtatcagcagccgCCCACGCAacaggccccgcccactcagCAGAGCTCCATTCAGATCCCTCTTGGCTCCGCCCCTCCCAAGGTGGTCAGCACCGCCTGCATCTATCCCTCCCAGCCAG CTCCACCCCCTGCTGCTCAGCCTTGCCCCCCCGCTGCTGCTCCCCCCCAACCCCCCGCGGCCCCCTCCCCCTCTAACCGACCCCCCTGGGTGTCCGACACCAACTTCGCAGACAAGTTCGACCCCAGTAAGATGACCACCACCATGAAGGTGCTGCAGCTGCCCCAGGGCGCCCCTCCTCCACCTACATACAACCCCAACCCCTCCTCCTCCGCACCTGCAGCTCCAATCCCCGCCCCCGCCACACCAACCCCCGTCACCTTCACACCTGTGGCGAGGGGCGTGGCTCAGAGGGCGGAGAGGTTCGCCGCCAGCAGCCGCACGCCTCTCTGCGGGTCCTGCAACGGCGTCATCAG gGGCCCCTTCCTGTCGGCCCTGGGCCGCTCCTGGCACCCGGAGGAGTTTCACTGTCACTACTGCCACATGTCTCTGGCGGACGCCAGCTTCGTGGAGGAGCAGAACAACGTTTACTGCGAGAACTGCTACGAGGAGTTCTTCGCCCCGACCTGCGCTCGCTGCAGCACCAAGATCATGGGG GAAGTGATGCACGCCCTGCGGCAGACGTGGCACACCACCTGCTTCGTGTGCGCCGCCTGCGGTAAACCCTTCGGAAATAGCCTCTTCCACATGGAGGACGGGGAGCCGTACTGCGAGAAAG ATTATATATCTCTCTTCAGCACAAAGTGTCACGGCTGTGACTTCCCGGTCGAAGCCGGAGATAAATTCATCGAGGCTCTGGGTCACACCTGGCACGACACCTGCTTCGTGTGTGCG GTTTGCAACGTGAACCTGGAGGGCCAGCCTTTCTACTCAAAGAAAGACAAACCTCTGTGCAAGAAGCATGCTCACGCCATCAACGTGTAG
- the LOC117459990 gene encoding LIM domain-binding protein 3-like isoform X8 — translation MSCYTVTLPGPGPWGFRLQGGKDFNMPLTISRITPGSKSAQGNLVQGDVIVAIDGVGTDGMTHLEAQNKIKMANYNLALTMTKAKRNVAMPIPSAFPIVAQQQPQVNGHLSACSASPGPAGADSPGGGAASPSQRKQYNNPIGLYSEEILREMAAIQAGLPVGLKRQSAAGYRVQHRVGGSSQYSQPPAMHQAPQGPPPQQYQQPMPQQQYQQPMQQQQYQQPMQHQQFQQPMQQQQYQQPIPQQYQQPPTQQAPPTQQSSIQIPLGSAPPKVVSTACIYPSQPAPPPAAQPCPPAAAPPQPPAAPSPSNRPPWVSDTNFADKFDPSKMTTTMKVLQLPQGAPPPPTYNPNPSSSAPAAPIPAPATPTPVTFTPVARGVAQRAERFAASSRTPLCGSCNGVIRGPFLSALGRSWHPEEFHCHYCHMSLADASFVEEQNNVYCENCYEEFFAPTCARCSTKIMGEVMHALRQTWHTTCFVCAACGKPFGNSLFHMEDGEPYCEKDYISLFSTKCHGCDFPVEAGDKFIEALGHTWHDTCFVCAVCNVNLEGQPFYSKKDKPLCKKHAHAINV, via the exons ATCACTCCGGGCAGCAAGTCGGCACAGGGCAACCTGGTGCAGGGCGACGTGATCGTGGCCATCGATGGGGTCGGTACGGACGGGATGACCCACCTGGAGGCGCAGAACAAGATCAAGATGGCCAACTACAACCTGGCACTCACCATGACCAA GGCGAAGCGTAACGTTGCGATGCCGATACCGAGCGCCTTTCCCATAGTCGCTCAACAACAG CCTCAGGTGAACGGCCACCTGTCGGCCTGCAGTGCCTCCCCCGGGCCTGCGGGGGCAGACTCTCCGGGCGGGGGTGCGGCGAGCCCCAGCCAGAGGAAGCAGTATAACAACCCCATCGGCCTGTACTCAGAGGAGATTCTGAGGGAGATGGCCGCCATTCAGGCCGGGCTGCCTGTCGG CCTGAAGCGACAGTCTGCCGCTGGTTACAGAGTCCAGCACAGGGTCGGAGGCTCCAG CCAatacagtcagcctcctgccaTGCACCAGGCTCCACAAGGCCCGCCTCCACAGCAGTACCAGCAGCCAATGCCGCAACAGCAATACCAGCAGCcaatgcaacaacaacaataccagCAGCCAATGCAACATCAGCAATTCCAACAACcaatgcaacaacaacaataccagCAGCCAATCccgcagcagtatcagcagccgCCCACGCAacaggccccgcccactcagCAGAGCTCCATTCAGATCCCTCTTGGCTCCGCCCCTCCCAAGGTGGTCAGCACCGCCTGCATCTATCCCTCCCAGCCAG CTCCACCCCCTGCTGCTCAGCCTTGCCCCCCCGCTGCTGCTCCCCCCCAACCCCCCGCGGCCCCCTCCCCCTCTAACCGACCCCCCTGGGTGTCCGACACCAACTTCGCAGACAAGTTCGACCCCAGTAAGATGACCACCACCATGAAGGTGCTGCAGCTGCCCCAGGGCGCCCCTCCTCCACCTACATACAACCCCAACCCCTCCTCCTCCGCACCTGCAGCTCCAATCCCCGCCCCCGCCACACCAACCCCCGTCACCTTCACACCTGTGGCGAGGGGCGTGGCTCAGAGGGCGGAGAGGTTCGCCGCCAGCAGCCGCACGCCTCTCTGCGGGTCCTGCAACGGCGTCATCAG gGGCCCCTTCCTGTCGGCCCTGGGCCGCTCCTGGCACCCGGAGGAGTTTCACTGTCACTACTGCCACATGTCTCTGGCGGACGCCAGCTTCGTGGAGGAGCAGAACAACGTTTACTGCGAGAACTGCTACGAGGAGTTCTTCGCCCCGACCTGCGCTCGCTGCAGCACCAAGATCATGGGG GAAGTGATGCACGCCCTGCGGCAGACGTGGCACACCACCTGCTTCGTGTGCGCCGCCTGCGGTAAACCCTTCGGAAATAGCCTCTTCCACATGGAGGACGGGGAGCCGTACTGCGAGAAAG ATTATATATCTCTCTTCAGCACAAAGTGTCACGGCTGTGACTTCCCGGTCGAAGCCGGAGATAAATTCATCGAGGCTCTGGGTCACACCTGGCACGACACCTGCTTCGTGTGTGCG GTTTGCAACGTGAACCTGGAGGGCCAGCCTTTCTACTCAAAGAAAGACAAACCTCTGTGCAAGAAGCATGCTCACGCCATCAACGTGTAG